Proteins co-encoded in one Arthrobacter globiformis genomic window:
- a CDS encoding RNA polymerase sigma factor has product MGDKETPSTDRELWLQVIDGDGAAFASLFLRHRDRVFVHSLRLVKTPFEAEDVTAMVFLEAWRCRSRIRLVNDSILGWLLITATNVARNKIRSRLRYERLLRKLPQSQEMPDHSDSVAETFDQARRSELLHRAYRSLRPRDQEVIGLCVLEDMSTAEVSELLGIPPGTVKSRLSRAKEKLAQLMNPQAGSMPAPRPLRPEEETP; this is encoded by the coding sequence ATGGGGGACAAAGAGACGCCATCCACGGACAGGGAGCTTTGGCTGCAGGTCATAGATGGTGACGGTGCCGCGTTCGCTTCCCTCTTCCTACGGCACCGGGACCGGGTCTTCGTTCACAGTCTCCGGCTGGTGAAAACTCCCTTTGAAGCTGAAGACGTCACCGCCATGGTGTTCCTTGAGGCCTGGCGCTGCAGATCCAGAATCCGGCTGGTCAACGATTCGATACTTGGATGGCTGCTGATAACAGCCACGAACGTGGCAAGGAACAAGATTAGGTCCAGACTGCGCTATGAACGCCTCCTGCGGAAACTTCCGCAGTCCCAGGAGATGCCCGATCACAGCGACTCTGTGGCTGAGACCTTCGACCAGGCGCGGCGGTCTGAACTCCTGCACCGGGCCTACCGTTCGCTGCGCCCGCGCGATCAGGAAGTTATTGGGCTCTGCGTTCTGGAGGACATGAGCACGGCTGAGGTGAGCGAGTTGCTGGGCATTCCGCCGGGCACCGTAAAGTCCCGGCTCTCAAGGGCCAAAGAGAAACTGGCGCAGCTGATGAACCCCCAGGCCGGATCCATGCCGGCACCGCGTCCACTTAGGCCGGAAGAGGAAACACCATGA
- a CDS encoding recombinase family protein: MARLRYARVSLADQATDLQIRELETAGCERIYADHGISGTRISRPELDRTLDRLGRGDEVVVWKLDRLGRNTRHLLELLDDFKSRGIKFRSLRDGIATDPDSDVGGAMPQAMVTIISAFAQLERDELSERTKAGMAATAANGRKAGRREVTADHEKVLRAHELKTRGLKPADIGKIIGASRATVYRYLSMESRGE; this comes from the coding sequence ATGGCGCGTCTTAGATATGCCCGGGTCAGCTTGGCGGATCAGGCTACCGATCTGCAGATCCGTGAGCTGGAAACTGCGGGGTGCGAACGGATCTACGCGGATCACGGGATCAGTGGGACCCGGATAAGCCGTCCGGAGTTGGACCGGACATTGGATCGTCTCGGTAGAGGTGACGAGGTCGTGGTGTGGAAGCTGGACCGGCTGGGGCGTAACACTCGGCACCTGCTTGAGCTGTTGGATGACTTCAAATCCCGGGGCATCAAGTTCCGGTCGCTTCGGGACGGCATTGCAACTGATCCCGACAGTGACGTCGGGGGAGCGATGCCACAAGCCATGGTGACCATCATTTCTGCTTTCGCTCAACTCGAGCGAGACGAGCTCTCAGAGCGCACTAAGGCCGGCATGGCTGCCACAGCTGCCAATGGACGAAAGGCGGGACGACGGGAAGTCACTGCCGACCATGAGAAGGTATTGCGGGCGCACGAACTGAAGACAAGAGGACTCAAGCCGGCTGACATCGGAAAGATCATCGGGGCCAGCCGCGCCACCGTTTACCGCTACCTGAGCATGGAATCCCGAGGCGAATGA
- a CDS encoding ABC transporter ATP-binding protein: protein MENLPDPLAVAGLTKDYGTRRGVQDLDFTVRAGEVTGLLGPNGSGKSTTIHCISGFICPTSGAVSICGLPHDTVEAKDRFGFFPDDLPVPEALTARELLGFHRRLRPLFHEGTASGLADLLGLEPHLDKYVGDYSHGMKRKLQLVLALSHRPDLLILDEPMRGLDPEAGLLMNSLLRTFTREGGAILIATHDLLAAERFCDSVVILADGRKVAAGRPAELIRESGSASLEELFVHATGLHQAMAGKEEELQRLLSY, encoded by the coding sequence ATGGAAAACTTGCCTGACCCGCTGGCCGTCGCCGGACTCACCAAGGACTATGGAACCCGGCGTGGCGTTCAGGATCTCGACTTCACCGTGCGTGCAGGGGAAGTGACCGGGCTGCTTGGCCCCAACGGGTCAGGCAAGTCCACCACGATCCACTGCATTTCCGGCTTCATTTGCCCGACGTCCGGCGCAGTGAGCATCTGCGGCCTTCCGCACGACACCGTGGAGGCCAAGGACCGCTTTGGATTTTTCCCGGACGACCTGCCGGTCCCCGAAGCCCTGACGGCCCGCGAGCTCCTCGGTTTTCACCGGCGGCTGCGCCCGCTGTTCCATGAGGGGACGGCGTCCGGCCTGGCCGACCTCCTGGGGCTCGAGCCACACCTGGACAAATATGTGGGTGACTACTCCCACGGCATGAAGCGCAAGCTTCAGCTGGTGCTGGCGCTGTCCCACCGGCCGGACCTGCTGATTTTGGACGAGCCCATGCGCGGGCTCGATCCGGAGGCGGGACTGCTGATGAACTCGCTCCTGCGGACCTTCACACGGGAAGGCGGCGCCATCCTGATCGCAACGCACGATCTCCTTGCGGCCGAACGTTTTTGCGATTCCGTGGTGATTCTTGCCGATGGCCGGAAAGTCGCCGCAGGCCGTCCCGCGGAACTTATTCGGGAAAGCGGGTCAGCGTCATTGGAGGAATTGTTTGTCCACGCGACGGGGCTGCACCAGGCCATGGCTGGTAAAGAAGAAGAATTGCAGCGCCTGCTGTCCTACTGA
- a CDS encoding RNA polymerase sigma-70 factor — translation MIADTGSDAELETASTIFAEVRSRLFGIAYRMLGSVSEAEDIVQETWVRWQTCDRSTVRNAPAFLATTATRLAINVGQSARVRRETYVGPWLPEPVDTSADPELGAVRGEALELAVLLILEKLSPTERAAYVLRQAFDYPYEQIAEIIQQTEANARQLVSRARKRLAEEKRATVSVTEQRHLLEAFLVAARTGNLAALEALFAADVVSYSDGGGKVRASKFPVVGRERVAKYYRAFAARFWDGVDTEPFMANGRPSARLARDGVVFAVVTLTASADGIDRLLWTMNPDKLSGVARVGG, via the coding sequence ATGATTGCCGACACCGGGTCAGACGCCGAATTAGAAACCGCGTCGACGATATTCGCGGAGGTCCGTTCTCGGTTGTTCGGGATTGCCTACCGGATGCTCGGCAGTGTCAGCGAGGCGGAGGACATCGTCCAAGAGACGTGGGTTCGGTGGCAGACATGCGATCGCAGCACGGTTCGGAATGCGCCGGCGTTCCTGGCGACCACCGCCACCCGTCTTGCCATCAATGTCGGGCAGTCGGCACGTGTCCGTCGTGAGACTTATGTCGGTCCGTGGCTGCCCGAGCCGGTGGACACAAGCGCCGATCCTGAACTGGGCGCAGTACGTGGTGAAGCGCTCGAGCTGGCCGTGTTGCTGATACTGGAAAAGTTGTCGCCGACAGAACGGGCCGCGTACGTGTTGCGGCAAGCATTCGACTACCCGTATGAGCAGATCGCGGAGATCATCCAACAGACAGAAGCGAATGCCCGGCAGCTGGTAAGCCGGGCGCGCAAACGCCTTGCCGAGGAGAAACGCGCAACGGTGAGCGTGACCGAGCAGCGGCATCTGCTGGAAGCATTCCTGGTTGCTGCGCGAACCGGAAATCTGGCCGCGCTGGAGGCATTGTTCGCCGCGGACGTCGTCAGCTACTCCGACGGCGGCGGTAAGGTTCGGGCTTCCAAGTTCCCTGTTGTCGGACGGGAACGGGTCGCGAAGTACTATCGGGCATTCGCGGCGCGCTTCTGGGATGGTGTCGATACCGAGCCCTTCATGGCTAACGGGCGGCCCTCGGCACGGCTGGCACGGGACGGGGTGGTGTTTGCGGTGGTGACTCTCACGGCGTCTGCCGATGGTATTGATCGGCTGTTGTGGACGATGAATCCGGACAAGCTCTCCGGCGTGGCGAGGGTTGGCGGCTGA